One genomic window of Quercus lobata isolate SW786 chromosome 9, ValleyOak3.0 Primary Assembly, whole genome shotgun sequence includes the following:
- the LOC115961688 gene encoding transcriptional regulator SUPERMAN-like, with protein sequence SSHMEKPYLSKGEGKGKWDSNSFSFEEDHSCGVSWPAKQVFTCNFCKRQFRSAQALGGHMNVHRKDRARLRLLPSSSSDSHNPNPNFTSSPSSSSSKFLPYTHHPWPFLSLPSSSSIDEEKKLELPHLDPLNPQGRNNMNKKRIIGGVLGFEELRGTFAQKDELKVLKKEDTIKLGLEIGLLKDPQEDLDLELRLGFF encoded by the coding sequence TCCAGTCACATGGAAAAACCCTATTTGAGCAAAGGTGAGGGGAAAGGAAAATGGGATTCTAACAGCTTCAGCTTTGAAGAAGATCATTCATGTGGAGTTTCATGGCCTGCAAAACAAGTCTTCACATGTAACTTTTGCAAGAGGCAATTCAGGTCTGCTCAAGCTCTTGGGGGTCATATGAATGTTCACAGGAAAGATAGAGCAAGGCTAAGATTGCTACCTTCATCATCTTCCGACAGTCataaccctaaccctaattttacttcatcaccatcatcttcatcatctaaGTTCTTACCATACACACATCATCCCTGGCCTTTTTTATCTTTACCATCATCATCTTCTATTGATGAAGAGAAGAAACTAGAGCTACCTCATCTTGATCCTTTGAATCCTCAAGGCAGGAACAATATGAATAAGAAGAGGATTATTGGAGGTGTTTTAGGGTTTGAAGAATTAAGGGGTACTTTTGCACAGAAAGATGAGCTTAAGGTTTTGAAGAAGGAAGATACAATTAAATTGGGCTTGGAGATAGGGTTACTGAAGGATCCACAAGAAGATTTGGATTTAGAGCTTCGACTTGGGTTTTTTTAG